One region of Eleutherodactylus coqui strain aEleCoq1 chromosome 5, aEleCoq1.hap1, whole genome shotgun sequence genomic DNA includes:
- the THTPA gene encoding thiamine-triphosphatase isoform X2, with the protein MNSEMSPSSHLPGSIEVERKFVPGPEVEKSLCALGAELVEEITFRDSYYDSPDLRLTLNDIWLRRREDNWELKHPPQRGTRGLNGASTQYMELTSSDDIICRVSEELGVPCPRNIESFGLNEFASFVTRRRRFQLPLGENSKTKVVVDLDEADFGFAVGEVEVLVKTQEEVEDAFKKLEEICRLLVFL; encoded by the exons ATGAATTCAG AGATGTCACCCTCATCACATCTACCTGGCTCCATCGAGGTGGAACGCAAGTTTGTCCCAGGACCAGAAGTAGAAAAAAGCCTGTGCGCACTAGGAGCAGAGCTTGTTGAAGAGATAACATTTCGAGACTCTTACTATGATAGCCCTGATCTGCGCCTGACACTGAATGACATATGGCTGCGAAGGAGGGAAGACAATTGGGAATTAAAGCACCCACCACAACGGGGAACAAGAGGTCTTAATGGGGCTTCAACACAATACATGGAGCTTACTTCCAGTGATGATATTATCTGCAGAGTAAGTGAAGAGCTGGGTGTCCCGTGTCCACGCAATATTGAATCTTTTGGACTAAATGAATTTGCCAGCTTTGTCACACGCAGGCGAAGGTTCCAGTTGCCTCTTGGTGAGAACTCAAAGACCAAAGTTGTTGTAGACCTCGACGAAGCAGATTTTGGTTTTGCAGTAGGTGAAGTGGAAGTCCTGGTAAAAACGCAGGAAGAAGTTGAAGATGCTTTCAAGAAGTTGGAAGAAATATGTAGACTACTAG